A window of Rhinatrema bivittatum chromosome 2, aRhiBiv1.1, whole genome shotgun sequence contains these coding sequences:
- the LOC115083792 gene encoding LOW QUALITY PROTEIN: zinc finger protein 11-like (The sequence of the model RefSeq protein was modified relative to this genomic sequence to represent the inferred CDS: deleted 2 bases in 1 codon), translated as MPAGVSLQIPVTFEDVAVYFSQDEWEMLEEWQKELYKEVMKENYQTLRSLGTGSPTITPEIISHIERGEEPYIRDEPGSEEGGTGRSSCSEINESKRRHKETHPEEPTKQLEVTNTVSGEEGGDTCPCCDWERNSWAQCKPEESPRNPAGDSTANVTPCEQSTDDIPHTREQQEKQTIGEEYVCNDCGNCYMDQGSLKSHKRLHGGESPNTRTDRGKSFYLEQQFTAHQKFHTNQDKSFPCPECGIKFLQKNYLEIHQRMHLEERALHSTKCGKVLRLKKSLIKYLSIQSSERVFPGSKCGVSFRWKQSLTHHKSIHTGERFFPGTRCGKSFRLKQYLTKRLRVLTGIRPFSCSECGKTFANKVILKAHEKNHMREKTFPCNKCNQSFIFASKLKNHQKSHTGEKPYTYTECDKSCIRHLQLKRHKMIHMVEKPYACTECDKSFYWKSLLKRHQVIHTGEKPYSCTECEKSFKRRPDLERHHVIHTGEKPYSCTECEKSFKRRSELKRHQVIHMGDNPYKCTECDKNFYVKSELERHRVIHTGEKQYSCVECEKSFYWKRELKLHQVIHTGEKQYSCVECEKSFYWKRELKLHQVIHTGEKQYSCVACEKSFYWKRELKLHQVIHTGEKPYSCTECDKSFKRRSELKRHQVIHTGEKPYACTECDKNFYVKSELERHRVIHMGGKPYTCTECEKSFSQKSYLKIHHMIHLAENPYSCTECEKSFKRRSELKRHQVIHTGEKPYACTECDKSFTMRSELKRHQVIHMGEKQYSCVECGKSFYWKRQLKSHQMIHTGEKPYSCTECEKSFKRRAELKRHQLIHTGEKPYTCTECDESFYWKIQLKRHQVIHTGWKPYACTECDKSFKMRSELKRHQVSHTGEKRYSCVECDKSFYWKTELKRHQVIHTGEKPYACTECDKSFKIRSKLKRHQVIHTGEKLYSCVECDKSFYWKTQLKRHQVIHMGEKPYMCTECEKSFRRRSELKRHQVIHTGEKPYRCIEYEKSFTQKSYLKIHQRIHLAEKPYLY; from the exons AGATCAATGAGTCCAAGAGAAGACACAAGGAGACGCATCCTGAGGAACCCACTAAACAGCTGGAAGTGACTAACACTGtatcaggggaagagggaggggatacCTGTCCATGTTGTGACTGGGAGAGAAACAGCTGGGCTCAATGTAAACCAGAGGAGAGTCCAAGAAACCCAGCAGGAGACTCCACTGCGAATGTGACTCCCTGTGAGCAAAGTACTGATGATATCCCTCACACTAGGGAGCAACAGGAAAAACAGACAATAGGAGAAGAGTATGTGTGTAATGATTGTGGGAACTGCTACATGGATCAGGGATCTCTAAAATCACACAAGAGACTGCATGGAGGAGAGAGTCCAAACACACGTACAGACCGTGGTAAGAGCTTCTATCTGGAACAGCAGTTCACAGCGCACCAGAAATTCCACACTAACCAAGATAAATCATTCCCCTGTCCTGAGTGTGGAAtaaaattccttcaaaaaaattaCCTAGAAATACACCAGAGAATGCACTTGGAGGAAAGAGCATTGCATTCTACTAAATGTGGAAAAGTCTTGAGGCTCAAGAAATCTCTAATAAAATATCTGAGTATTCAGAGTTCAGAGAGAGTCTTTCCTGGTAGTAAATGTGGAGTAAGCTTCAGGTGGAAGCAATCTCTTACACATCACAAGAGTATTCATACTGGAGAAAGATTCTTTCCTGGCACTagatgtgggaaaagcttcaggcTGAAACAATATCTTACAAAACGCCTGAGAGTGCTTACTGGGATAAGGCCTTTTTCATGCAGTGAATGTGGAAAAACATTTGCAAATAAAGTAATATTAAAAGCTCATGAGAAGAATCATATGAGAGAGAAAACATTTCCATGTAATAAATGTAATCAAAGCTTCATTTTTGCTTCAAAACTGAAAAACCACCAAAAGAGTCACACAGGTGAGAAACCATACACATATACTGAGTGTGACAAAAGCTGCATAAGGCATTTGCAATTGAAAAGGCATAAAATGATTCACATGGTAGAGAAACCATAcgcatgtactgagtgtgataaaagcttctatTGGAAATCACTACTGAAAAGACATCAAGTGATCCACACGGGAGAGAAACCATATTCATGTACGGAGTGTGAGAAAAGCTTCAAAAGGAGACCAGACTTGGAAAGGCATCACgtgatccacacaggagagaaaccatattCATGTACGGAGTGTGAGAAAAGCTTCAAAAGGAGATCAGAACTGAAAAGGCATCAAGTGATCCACATGGGAGACAATCCATAtaaatgtactgagtgtgataaaaactTCTATGTGAAATCAGAACTTGAAAGGCATAGAGTGATCCACACGGGAGAGAAACAGTACTCATGTGTTGAGTGTGAGAAAAGTTTCTATTGGAAAAGAGAACTTAAATTGCATCAAGTGATCCACACGGGTGAGAAACAGTACTCCTGTGTTGAGTGTGAGAAAAGTTTCTATTGGAAAAGAGAACTTAAATTGCATCAAGTGATCCACACGGGAGAGAAACAGTACTCATGTGTTGCGTGTGAGAAAAGTTTCTATTGGAAAAGAGAACTTAAATTGCATCAAGTGATCCATACGGGAGAGAAACCATactcatgtactgagtgtgataaaagcttcaaaaGGAGATCAGAACTGAAAAGGCATCAAGTAATCCACACGGGAGAAAAACCATAcgcatgtactgagtgtgataaaaactTCTATGTGAAATCAGAACTTGAAAGGCATCGAGTGATCCACATGGGAGGGAAACCATACACATGTACGGAGTGTGAGAAAAGCTTCTCACAGAAATCTTACCTAAAAATTCATCACATGATCCACCTGGCTGAAAACCCATactcatgtactgagtgtgagaaaagctTCAAAAGGAGATCAGAACTGAAAAGACATCAAGTGATCCACACGGGAGAGAAACCATAcgcatgtactgagtgtgataaaagcttcacaATGAGATCAGAACTGAAAAGACATCAAGTGATCCACATGGGAGAGAAACAGTACTCATGTgttgagtgtggtaaaagtttctaTTGGAAAAGGCAACTTAAAAGTCATCAAATGatccatacaggagagaaaccatactcatgtactgaatgtgagaaaagcttcaaAAGGAGAGCAGAACTGAAAAGGCATCAATTAATCCACACGGGAGAGAAGCCATACACATGTACCGAGTGTGATGAAAGTTTCTATTGGAAAATACAACTTAAAAGGCATCAAGTGATCCACACGGGATGGAAACCATAcgcatgtactgagtgtgataaaagcttcaaaaTGAGATCAGAACTGAAAAGACATCAAGTGAGCCACACGGGAGAGAAACGGTACTCATGTGTtgagtgtgataaaagtttcTATTGGAAAACAGAACTTAAAAGGCATCAAGTGATCCACACGGGAGAGAAACCATAtgcatgtactgagtgtgataaaagcttcaaaaTTAGATCAAAACTGAAAAGACATCAAGTGATCCACACGGGAGAGAAACTGTACTCATGTGTtgagtgtgataaaagtttcTATTGGAAAACACAACTTAAAAGGCATCAAGTGATCCACATGGGAGAGAAACCATAC AtgtgtactgagtgtgagaaaagtTTCAGAAGGAGATCAGAACTGAAAAGGCATCAAGTAATCCACACGGGAGAGAAACCTTACAGATGCATAGAGTATGAGAAAAGCTTCACACAGAAATCTTACCTGAAAATTCATCAAAGGATCCATCTGGCTGAAAAGCCATACTTGTACTGA